In Cryptomeria japonica chromosome 1, Sugi_1.0, whole genome shotgun sequence, the sequence ATTGAAGAGTCAGCTTCTAAAACCTGAGAAGTTGTTTAGTGAAGTACAATTAGTCCCCCATTCCTTaaacttcccataaggttgtttctTCATAAGTTTAAACTTTTGGTATCAACAATGTGCAAGGTATTTTTAAATACCATTTAGTCCTTGACAGTTAGTGAAGAGAAAACTTAAGGGAAAATTATTTAGTGTACACACAAACTCAGCTAAATTAGATTAATTGAACACAAGATAGTTGTGCATTATCTAGAAGCAGTCTAAACCCAATGGATCAACCTATTGAAGTTAGAGATTGATTGTCTTGAAGCATTTACCAAGTAGAAAAGATCCATATCTAATCAAAAGGCAAGTAGACTTCAATATcacattaaattttatttttgtcacTATTTCTAGGTTAAATCCTTATCCATTTTATTTGGTTTCATACTTCAATGAACTATTCAATTTACcctcatattattattatttttatttaaattaatttatgatAAATTATGTAATTTAATTTACTTATCTGTGTATTaagattattttttttttttatttatgaaaACCTTGTCTCTATCAAAAAGTAGTAAATAATTGTCCtgtatttattaatcaaaatttaCTTTTAACTATTAAAGTGGGTGATATTTAAAAATAGCCTCATTAAACCCCCACTATTTTACATCTTAAAGAGCCTATTTAAAGTAGGTGGAGCTTATTAAATGTAGTGTATGAAAGACTTGACAGTAATCAACTTAACAAAAGTACCCTTCATCTCATGGCATGGGATAGAGAAGTGTGTTTAACAAAAGTACCCTTCATCTCATGGCATGGGATAGAGAAGTGTGTGAATGATATCTATTCTTATATTTTATACTATCTAATATATCCTAATAAATATTATGTTAagacatttaaaatatattaaCATTCATTTTGAAGACTAATATTGTTTTTTCAAGTTTTAAGACATGTAATGTTGCGGtttaaacactttgttggtgaagcgacCACCGAAATTCAAATCCCTGATGGACCATTGTTCTCTTTACCacacatattttaaaaatatatatattattctttcaacattataaataaattagaatttTGCAAATAATAAATATCGTTGTTTGTTTCATATACGAAGTACTTCCTTTAATAGATCATAGCCATAATGAAGGTATCAATCTAAGGAAAGGTAGCATCCACTGCGAAGAGAGAGAAGTTCCCACCTGCAGCAGAAATAAAATAACTGTGTATCAAACTATTTAGGTAGGCATTCACATTAGATCAACTTATAGAATTTAGATAATTTGACTGTTTTGAGGTATTTATATGGTAGAAAAGATCCATATTAGTCTCAAGCAAAGTAGATTTTGATGTCAAATTAATACATTTTCTTCGGGATTATTTCTAAAGttaaattatttcattttatttaaatttataatttaatatttaaacattaaggaaaatatttttctcttattaaaatatatttacaaaatatattaaggTCTCATAAATTTAGTACTTCCAGTATTATTGCAATTGGTTGCAAtgagtttttgtttttgattaagataaacattgcaatgagtttttgttaagttgttattattcaattttttttctaccaattagaattatgatttttttttggatattttttttcaaattttaaatgattaagatgcatgaaaTAATCATAATAAATtagtaatataataattaaaatatataaaaattaacaaTTTAACTCTTATAGGAAAATTATAAATATCATGACAACTATTTAGATAGGAATATTAGTAATCGAtatttgagttttatttttatttacccCCATTTCTGATTTACCCTTTGGAATTAGTTTATTTGTGGTTTCCCTATGCGTCCTCTCCTTACATGAAATATACTAATTAGGTAAAATTAGGTTAAGCGGAATGTACTAGGTATATGTGATTTCAACTTTTTAAGTTTAAAAACAACTTCCATAATGTTTTCTTTTAGTGACTTtaacattaaaatattattttttgattttctatTGTCAAACTTGTCCGAGTCTAGCTTAAGTATAACAGTGACCTGCATAGAAATAGAGTAAACagtgagtctcctaagagactcagtgaggtgcctaGTATTTCtattaaagatgtcatcattatgaTACTTCCATATAAGCCAAATAACCTCCAAAGAAAAACAAGATCAAAAGATATTTGCAATTCTCCTACAGCCCTTGATATAGCCTAGAATAACATCTATGTATTCAAAAGAAACAGATTCCAAGTTAAAACCAAACAAtctccatatttcttttgcaaaatggCATTCAAAAAATATATGTTTAATAGTTTCAGGCACTCTGCATATGTTACAACTTAAGAAAGTACCCTCATTATTttttatggggagtttatttaaGAGCAGGCCCCAACCAAAGAATTTCTTTTTTGGTTCATTATGAGCCATCCAAAATTTACAAAGACTATCTTTCCAAGCCTTTGGTTCCCAGTTTAAACCCCAACATTTGTTAAGGTGCAGAAAAATGGTATTAGCCTTGGTGAGCGAAGAGTAAATGCATTTGGCTTTAAGGGAATGGAGAGGTGTGCCATCAGTCCAGCAAAGTGCAGAAGTTGGGGGGGtggaggagaggggggagagaagaGGATACAACCATTTTAAGTATGTTATAGGTCCTGCTCTGGGATGTCAGGATAGAGAAGGTAAGTGCTAGTTCCTCCCACAATCTCATCATTTTCAAACAGATGCTTAAAGTATTTAATACCCATATTATGCCATTTCAGTGCAGAACACCTTGGAGAGTGGCTAAAGGTTTTTCATTATGGAATAGATTCCACCATATTTATCTGTTATCAGCAATATGCCCTTGTATAGTGCCATTTACTTTGATATGTACGAAGTGTTTCACATGTTCCCAAGCCTTCCATAGGGACTTAAAGATATCAAATTGAGACGGAGATACCTCAAATTGTCCAATAAGAAGGTCAAGAATTGGGAGATCTTTCCGTTTCTTGGCCTTCTTAGGGACCAAGAATATAATATTATTTCTTATAAGAGCTTTCCATGGCTCATTACCTTCCATGGCCTTAAGAATCCATTTGGAGGTGAGGGCAATGCCCTATAGTTTCAAGTCCTTCAACCCCATCCCACCAAATAGTTTATGCATAGTGAACCACTCCCATTTCACTACATGTTACTTCCTAGTACCCTTGCCATCTGACCATAGGAATTCTCTAATCTGCTTTTGAACATGATGATATTGGTAATTCCTAAAGATCCAAGCTGATGAgaagtaaatattatatgaggCCAATATTTTTTGACATTTCTAGAATCTTCCAACCAATGAGAGAAAGTTCCTGTTCCACTTGGAGAGTTTCTTATCAATcttattccttacccattcccacatttctttaaGATTTGGAAGAACAGAAAAGGGAATACCTAGATATCTTACAATTTGTGTTGGGCCCAACcatttgagagagaattttgagaaCCGGTCGGGGGGTTGTCATCCCAACCAAGGAGATTGGACTTGTGCATAGCAATCTTACTGCCAGATGCTAGGCATAAGAGTTCAATATTTTTTAGCAGAGCAACAAGGTTATCTTCCTCAAGCTTAATTAAAATTgcagtgtcatcagcaaattgaacATTATAGATTTCCTCCTTGTTAGGTAGGGAGATACCCTAACAGGAGGAGTAATAGAGGAGTCCTTAAGAAAGTAGAACATTGCATCAGCAGCTAGGACAAATAAAGGAGGGGCCAGAGGACATCCCTATCTAATGGATCTAGTTAGTGCAAAATTAGAGGGCCTTATCCCATTTACTTCAACAGAAGCATTGGCATCACATAACAAAGTTCTGACCATATTACAAAATCCAGGGGGGAAGCCTAATGACTGAAGCATCTGAATGATATAACCCCATTCTATCttgtcataggctttctcaaaatcTATGAGCAACATGGCTCCATTTTGTCCTGATTCCTTAGCCCAGTGGAGTGACTCCCAACGGGTAATTAGGTTTTCCACTATATAACGCCCTTTAACAAACCTTGGTTAATATTTTTGCCCAAGGAACCATTTTGTATCGCCTCAGTGTATAGGGAGTGAAGATCATCAACAATCTATCCAATATTTTCCTTATAAGATTCTACTTGGAAACCCATCAGGGCCAGGGGATTTATCATTACTAAGAGCCAAGATAGCTTTCCTGATTTCTTCTTTGAAATAGTCATTTCAAGTAGCCTACTGTCCTCCTTATCAATAAGTTTGGGGACCAAGGACATGACAATCTTTCTATCATTTTCCTGTTCCTCCCTAACTGGttcaacaaagaacaaatcctTGTAGAACTAAGCAAAGCACTCAAGAATCTTAGCTGGTTCAGAGAGGTTCTTATTTTGCTCCCAGATggtgtcaatttttatttttaacatttaataataattattattattaatggttattatattattttatttttaagttttaaaaacaaatttataggtttaaaatatattaataaatttttaatgttgaatattatatatttaaaaataaaatattcataaattcaattttagattaattatttttaataaataaattatttaatttaatttattttaaggtttaaaaaatatatctatgaataataaattattcataattattttatttttataaaatatgtaaaataacaATAAAGTAATTAGCAACtaaaaataaatctattaaatttaCAATATATTAATAGAACTTAGATTACTATTATGaatttttaatgatgaaaattatatatttgaaaagtggttattcattaattaaattttaagattaataaatatttataaaatcatttattattattttttaatttatccaGTTTACAATTTCAATAAatctattaaatttaaaatatattaaaattttacaTCTTTTGTAAACTTGATATAttgtaaattaatatattattaagtttAGGAAATATGTATTTTGATATAttacatttttaaattttgaaataaaaatttaatagCTAAAAGGAATATTATATGCACATTATATTTTTCACTTCTAATCTATTGTTTCTTCATTCATATGTGATGGTTATGTCATGTATTGTTTATGAACCACTCTATCTGAATATCACACTTTTCAATAGTTAgacaattaacaaaaaaaaaagttaaaacttTATCTCTATCAAAATGTGGTGAATAATTACTTAATATTTATTAATCAAATTTTACTTTATCCATTAAACTAGATGATATTAAAGAATAGCcttcttaaatttttttttccatGATTTTTAAAGCTAAATTTCTTAtccattttatttaattttataatttaacatttaaattattcaatttacactagcattattattattactttaatataaattaatttatgcTAAATTATGTATTAAGGAAAGTGATTTTTCTCTTACATAAGTTCTTTCTATAAATATATTAAGGTCTTCTAAactatttaaattttgaaataaaaatctaATAGATAAAAGGAATATTATGTGCATATTACACTTTTCACTTCTATTCTATTGTTTCTTAATTCATATAAAGAAGACTCAAATTGTCTAATATTTATTGGACTAGTTTATTTAAATATTACACTTTTCAATCTTTaaacaattaattaaaaatttaaattatctctatttaaaaaatgataaataattatgatatatatattaaccaaagtttatttttatccattaaactaaattcaatatttaaGAAGAATCTacctaaacctccactatgttatAGCTTGAAAAGCCTTGTTAAAGTAAATGGAGTTTGTTAATGTCACTAGTTAAGAAATTTATATATTCAGGAGATTAAGATTAAAAAACTTGCAAACTAAAAATCGTAAAAATAATAACTACCTTTATCTATTTCATGTCATGTACGAAATAGTTTCCTTAACTAATTATAGCCTTAACTAACCAACCTACCTAAAGAAAGGTGGTAGTAGGTGGAGTGTCTTAAAGTTGTCCTTTAAGAATTTTATGTATGAGGGTCATTAAGATAAAAAAATATTGTATGCAAAAATCCTACAAATAATAAATACCTTATTTGTTTCATGTACAAAGTAGTTTTCCTTAATTGATTATAGTCTCAATTAATGAATTATTACAATTgcttttagatttgattgtgttaTAGATGGAGTTTATTAATGtcactatttaaaaaatttatatattaaggAGATTAAGATTAGAAAACTTGTTGACTAAAAATTGTACAAATAATAACTACCTTTATTTGTTTCAGAAATAGCTTCCTATAGTTTCGTTAACTGGTTATATCCTTAACTTACCAACCAACTTAAGGAAAGGTGGTAGTAGGTGGAGTGTCTTAAAGTTGTCCTTTAAGAATTTTATGTCTGAGGGCCATTaagataaaaaatatattttatgcaAAAATCCTACAAATAATAAATACTTTATTTGTTTCATATACAAAGTAGTTTTCCTTAATTGATTATAGCCTCAATTAATGAATTATTACagttatttttagatttgattgtgttaTAGATGGAGTTTGTTAATGtcactatttaaaaaatttatatattaaggAGATTAAGATTAGAAAACTTGCAGACTAAAAATTGTACAAATAATAGCTACCTTTATTTGTTTCATGTCATGTACGAAATAGTTTCATATAATTTTGTTAACTGATTATATCCTTAACTTACCAACCAACCTAAGGAAAGGTGGTAGTAGGTGGAGTATCTTAAAGTTGTCTTTTAAGAATTTTATGTATGAGGACCATTAAGATAAACAAATTCTTGTATGCAAAAATCCTGCAAATAATAAATACTTTATTTGTTTCATGTACCAAGTATTTTTCTTTAATTGATTATAAGCTTAATGAATGGACCAACCTACAAAAAAAAGGAGTTCCCACCTACAACAGAAACAGAATATTAATGATATCAAGTTTAAATGAATTATTACAGTcgtttttagatttgattgtgttaAAAAAATTTCTAATTTAGTTATGTTAAAGATTTTTTCATCAACATTCAATAACCTAGTATCATATGTTCTATCTTGTCTTCTTTATTACAGTGCACGAGTTAGGTATTCACATGACTGCAATGCATGTTCTAAATAGACATATTTTCCATTCCTACAACTCTCGATATTAAAACAACTTCCTTTAATATCAAAAGCTTTAACGAAGTGCCAACCTTCATAAAATGCCAACGAATACAAGGCCAGGCCATTGGAATCCCCACCTGCAACAGAAATAAATAAGCCTTTATGGATCTTAAAATGTTTTGCCTGCCAAAACATTCATTATGGAAGGTAAAGTTGAtgtgagaaaaaaattaaaaaatttcttgtCGCGGGTATTAAATTCATTTTGGAACTCAACCTAAGTTATGGTTGCAAATATTACCATTCAATAGACGAGTGAAACCCTAAAAAGTTAGTGTATTAACATTCTAAGTAAAGAGAGGGGAGTTCCCACCTGCAGCagatataaataactgtgcatggGACTAAACCATCAAAacctcttttcttctttcttctattcCACAAGTTAGTTATTCCCATAAGTTTTTCTAATGAAGATCGGATCACCATGTCTGCAATCTCTGGAGGGCAAGCATGTGCTGATAACGGGTGGATCAAGTGGGATTGGTCTTGCCATTGCTAAAGAGGCTCTCTCTCAAGGAGCATTCGTTACACTTGTAGCCAGAAGCTCCACTAAATTGGAGAAAGCAGAACAAACTCTTGTCAAAGATGGTGTTACCAAACATAAAATATCCACTAAggtgaattttattcatttcctCTAAGATTATCTCAAGACTGAGAAACCTTGATATCTAATCTGATGTATGTTTTAGAATAGGTTGCAGATGTGTGTGTGTATGAAACTATGGCAAAGGCAATAAAGGAGTGTTTTGAATGGAGGGCTGTTGATGTGTTGGTGTGCAATGCGGCTGCAGCAACAATTGCACTTATGGATGAGGGCAGGATTGAAGATCTGCATGCCATGATTCAAACTAACTTGACAGGGGCTGTCAATACTTTGCATGTTGGGATTCCATTGATGAAGAAAAGAAGTCCCCAAACACCCATGTCAATTGTTCTCATGAGTTCTCTGTCAGGACTGGTATGTTATGGGTAAAACTTTTTGTATGGTTATTACTCTTCATCATGGACTGATATGCAAGCTATTTCATAATTTGGGTACTTCAGTTCAGAGTCCCAACCATCTAAGCCAGGGAAACATGTGATTTGAGGATTTTAACCTTTTTATCATTGTACTTGTAATCTTTCTGTATTATGACATCCAAACAAGTTATCAACTTTTCACCCTTAATTATGTTTTTCTTGGTCCCGTTGTTCCTTATGCAGGCCGTTCTGTATGGTAACGCTGTATATACTGCAACCAAACATGCTCTAAAAGGACTTGGAGAAACTCTCAAGCTTGAATTGATGCCTTATAACATCCGAATTAGTGTAGTCTTTCCAGGGTTTGTGGAAACCCCCATGCTCGATTACTGTAAGTAATCCTAATTTCGACTTAATGAGATGAATCCTTCAATTTATTACaatgtaaattttgaattaaatataAATAGAGAAGTTTTTGTTATGGGCCGTATTTTATAATTGATAGTTGAAGGTATTTTTAAAGTCAGCTTGACCTAATTTTGTTCTTGCATTCCCAATTTATATAGGTGGCATAGAAGATGACAAAGATATCTTGCATATTGTTAAGACCACAACTATGTATAATCGAAGCCAATCAGAGAAACCTGAACATGTTGCAAAATATACATTAGAAGCAACAAAGAATGGGACTTTTCTTGTCACAAGACAATTCAGTGGTCTGGTGTTATCCACATTCTCACGTGGACCTATGCCTGCAGAATCATTTGGAAGGGCTTTTGTTGAACTCATATTATTTATTCCTATGAGACTCTTCAGCTTCTTAGCTGCTTGTTATGTCTATTATGTTATTAAATATAGAAATAATAAGAAACCATAGAATGATTTCTtgagaagatatatatatatactaatgctACTGTAGAACAAATTATTGCTAGCTTTTTAGCTTATTAATGAATGTAATAGTGAGATTTGTTTATTATTCTTTTGGATTCATTTTGATGTAGGACGAAAAGCCCTCTTCCTCACAAACTCACAAATCTCAAAATCAAATGTTATGGAtaacaacaaaatgcaaaacaatctTATTCATTCAACATTTACAATACATTAACCAATGATTTCTTTCCATTCAATAACAATTACCACAGCAAATCTGCTCTCTTCTCTATTCTCCTTGCACTCTCTGTAATACTTTCTTCCTTCCAATACACACCCACACACATCTTTACCTTGACTTATTCTATCCTCCTTCGACCACTACTCATGGCTTCCTCTCTTGGTTGATTCTCAGTTCTTCCATTTTTGGGGTGCTGTCCCTCCCTCTTTTATTCAGCATTGAAACATTACATATTCTGCAACTGTCGatgcttcttcatcttcatctccataGCTCTTCCTCTATATTGTACGCCCTAACAGTCTCTTTGTCTTCTTGCATCCTTTCTCTTTTATCATTTTTTATGAATGGTAGTCACTTTTATTAATAAAGATAAAGtgcattattaaaaaaaatgttattaatTTAGAGAAAGAATATTATTTATAAATACAGCTTCTTCAAAGTCATAGAGATAGTTACAATTCGAATACTTTCAAGAGTTGTCTTCTGTAGATCTGGAACCAACCATGTAGACAATACTAAGCCAAGAGaaccaaaacaaaattaaaaaaacacaaaccaaaatgaagaaaattgaAAACGATGCAGGATCACCAATAAACCAGAATGCTCCTGTATCACATTTCTATCATTTAATGTGTGTTATGCTTATGTTGAAATCCCATATTTTAAAGATGAAAAGATCATGTCTTCTTAACAAATCACTATAAATATTTTACAAGGTCATGATTTAAAGCGAGGTGGCAATAACTATAGGTTGCATTTAAATAAGAAACTGTGAGCATCACTTTTTTCTCTTCTGATTGGTTTGTATTCGTCTGATAATGGACATGAATTTAAGATTCTTACCTAACGTCAGTAGTAGTTTTTTAAGTGACTTTAGACTATTCCCCCAGCTTCGTTTAGATTAAATACATCATCAAGCATTACCCCCTTTTCTTTAGAATGTGACCTTGGCATGCCCCAAAGTAGGCTATCTCTCCTAGCTAGTTATCATAAAATTTACCTTAGCTTCTAAATATTATTATGATGATACCACTATATGTCCATGGATCAAATTGTTTATGGGAgagaaaaatgttttcaaaaatagaggttgcttcaaatttttcttaatATAGAATTATGTAAGATGGATTATTTTTCTAAAAGTAGAGGTTGCTTCAAATTTTTCTAAGTATAGAATTATGTGAGATATGCTATACATGACATGAAGCAAAGAAATATTCCTCAAACTTATAAATTTGTATGTACTTATGAAAGATATTATCGATCAAAAGTATGAAATAATAAAATGATTCATAGGAACATAGCTTCTAGGTTGTAAAGATGAGGTACTTTTATTTAAAACTAAGTAGTTAAAGGCTGGAAACCACCCTATACCAATTGAGGAAACTTTTAAAATGGTGATGCTATAAGAACTCCTCTATCACAAGTAGTGTGACAACAAAGTGTTTCTCTATCAAGATGAATAATGAAAAAACAATGACTACACTATTTTGACTCCTTTGTGCATAGAAAAATCTCTGTTGAGTGGAAGGATATATGTTTTTTTTACCACATGTGGTATTCTTAATTCTTTTCCCATGCTTTGAACACTTTATGTGGTGACAACATTGCTAGAAAGACATAA encodes:
- the LOC131062511 gene encoding 3-dehydrosphinganine reductase TSC10A is translated as MKIGSPCLQSLEGKHVLITGGSSGIGLAIAKEALSQGAFVTLVARSSTKLEKAEQTLVKDGVTKHKISTKVADVCVYETMAKAIKECFEWRAVDVLVCNAAAATIALMDEGRIEDLHAMIQTNLTGAVNTLHVGIPLMKKRSPQTPMSIVLMSSLSGLAVLYGNAVYTATKHALKGLGETLKLELMPYNIRISVVFPGFVETPMLDYCGIEDDKDILHIVKTTTMYNRSQSEKPEHVAKYTLEATKNGTFLVTRQFSGLVLSTFSRGPMPAESFGRAFVELILFIPMRLFSFLAACYVYYVIKYRNNKKP